The following proteins are encoded in a genomic region of Coregonus clupeaformis isolate EN_2021a chromosome 14, ASM2061545v1, whole genome shotgun sequence:
- the LOC121581497 gene encoding dnaJ homolog subfamily C member 5-like yields MSEPRQRSLSTSGESLYQVLGLEKGCTHDDIKKSYRKLALRYHPDKNPDNPETAEKFKELNSANSILSDITKRNIYDSYGSLGLYVAQQFGEENVNTYFMLSTWWAKGLFALCGVTTGCYCCCCLCCCCNCCCGKLKPMHPGEGTDSYVSPEDLEEEIRHDKETDVDTPVVHQPTNASEKTQLIGDGHRSYT; encoded by the exons ATGTCTGAACCAAGGCAGCGCTCTCTGTCCACCTCGGGAGAGTCTCTGTATCAAGTGCTTGGGCTAGAAAAAGGCTGTACCCATGATGACATCAAGAAGTCCTACAG AAAATTAGCTCTGAGGTACCACCCGGACAAGAACCCTGACAACCCAGAGACAGCAGAGAAATTCAAGGAGCTCAACAGCGCTAATTCCATTCTGTCAGACATCACCAAGAGAAACATCTATGACAGCTACGGCTCCCTTGGCCTTTATGTGGCCCAGCAGTTTGGAGAGGAGAATGTCAACACCTACTTCATGCTCTCTACCTGGTGGGCTAAG GGTCTCTTTGCCCTGTGTGGCGTGACAACAgggtgctactgctgctgctgcctgtgctgctgctgtaactgctgctgtgGGAAGCTGAAGCCCATGCACCCTGGAGAGGGAACAGATAGCTATGTCTCCCCTGAAGACCTGGAGGAGGAGATCCGCCACGACAAGGAGACTG ATGTGGACACTCCGGTTGTGCACCAGCCAACTAATGCCAGTGAAAAAACACAGTTGATTGGGGATGGGCACCGAAGCTACACCTGA
- the LOC121580891 gene encoding E3 ubiquitin-protein ligase TRIM63-like isoform X1, with the protein MSISLGYSHSTKQDSTMDSLEKQLICPICLEMFTKPVVILPCQHNLCRKCAQDIFQASNPYLSTRGTTVSSGGRFRCPSCRHEVVLDRHGVYGLQRNLLVENIIDMYKQEQESSSSKPEPEPAKCDQPMCEEHEGEKINIYCVTCGVPTCSLCKVFGAHKDCDVAPLNTVFNKQKTELTDCIAMLVGNNDRIQGIMSQLDETCKTVEENGRRQKSKVCESFDHLYAILEERKGDMALKINAEQQEKLDYINGLMRKYREHLENMAKIVETGIQTMEESEMATFLQTAKPLLQKLIAGTNISHLDKVERGYDNMDHYTANFERERRALLTIDFVKDDEDDEEFEDGEEEVELRLMTGATREDVSPSAAGPSIVKANPPQPQQQTVAPPLPQRPIETLGVMATLATPQGPTRATTPVQFSSLTPTPTATAQARATTPVYFSTPTTNPVQFPNTNLVNFPSAEPPTQMTSDTASSQQNTDDKDGPKHVFSFSWLNNQK; encoded by the exons ATGAGCATCTCTCTGGGGTATTCACATTCCACAAAGCAagacagcaccatggacagcttgGAGAAACAGCTCATTTGCCCTATCTGTTTGGAGATGTTTACCAAACCGGTGGTCATTCTCCCTTGTCAACACAACCTTTGTCGAAAATGTGCCCAAGATATTTTCCAG GCCTCAAACCCTTATCTATCGACCAGAGGAACCACGGTATCTTCAGGGGGGCGTTTCCGCTGCCCGTCCTGCAGACATGAGGTGGTCCTGGACAGACATGGCGTCTATGGCCTGCAGAGGAACCTGCTTGTGGAGAATATAATTGACATGTACAAACAAGAACAGGAGTCATCAAG CAGCAAGCCTGAGCCTGAGCCTGCCAAGTGTGACCAGCCCATGTGTGAGGAGCATGAGGGTGAGAAGATCAACATCTACTGTGTGACGTGTGGCGTGCCCACCTGCTCTCTCTGCAAGGTGTTTGGAGCCCACAAAGACTGTGATGTGGCCCCACTCAACACTGTATTCAATAAGCAAAAG ACTGAGTTGACTGACTGTATAGCCATGCTAGTGGGGAACAATGACAGGATTCAAGGCATCATGAGTCAACTGGATGAGACCTGTAAGACCGTTGAG GAGAATGGCAGGAGGCAGAAATCCAAAGTGTGTGAAAGTTTCGATCACCTTTACGCCATCCTGGAGGAGCGGAAAGGAGACATGGCCCTGAAGATCAACGCAGAGCAACAGGAGAAACTGGACTATATAAACGGCCTCATGAGGAAGTATAGAGAGCACCTGGAGAACATGGCAAAGATTGTGGAGACAGGCATACAGACAATGGAGGAGTCAGAAATGGCTACCTTCCTGCAG ACTGCAAAGCCTCTTCTACAAAA GCTCATTGCAGGCACTAAcatctcccatctggacaaaGTGGAGCGTGGCTATGACAACATGGATCACTACACAGCCAACTTTGAGCGGGAGAGGAGGGCATTGCTCACTATAGATTTTGTGAAAG ATGATGAAGACGATGAGGAATTTGAAGATGGAGAAGAGGAAGTAGAATTGAGGCTGATGACAGGGGCGACCCGTGAAGATGTCTCTCCCTCTGCTGCAGGGCCCTCTATTGTTAAGGCCAACCCTCCACAGCCCCAGCAGCAGACAGTAGCCCCACCCCTCCCTCAGAGACCTATTGAGACCCTAGGTGTCATGGCTACCCTGGCCACCCCACAGGGCCCCACCCGTGCTACAACCCCAGTACAATTCTCATCACTAACGCCAACTCCAACTGCCACCGCACAGGCCCGCGCTACAACCCCAGTCTACTTCTCAACCCCAACCACAAACCCTGTTCAGTTCCCAAACACAAACCTGGTTAACTTCCCATCAGCGGAGCCACCGACACAG ATGACTTCTGATACGGCATCAAGTCAGCAAAACACAGATGACAAAGATGGACCCAAACACGTCTTCTCCTTTTCTTGGCTGAACAACCAGAAGTAG
- the LOC121580891 gene encoding E3 ubiquitin-protein ligase TRIM63-like isoform X2: protein MSISLGYSHSTKQDSTMDSLEKQLICPICLEMFTKPVVILPCQHNLCRKCAQDIFQASNPYLSTRGTTVSSGGRFRCPSCRHEVVLDRHGVYGLQRNLLVENIIDMYKQEQESSSKPEPEPAKCDQPMCEEHEGEKINIYCVTCGVPTCSLCKVFGAHKDCDVAPLNTVFNKQKTELTDCIAMLVGNNDRIQGIMSQLDETCKTVEENGRRQKSKVCESFDHLYAILEERKGDMALKINAEQQEKLDYINGLMRKYREHLENMAKIVETGIQTMEESEMATFLQTAKPLLQKLIAGTNISHLDKVERGYDNMDHYTANFERERRALLTIDFVKDDEDDEEFEDGEEEVELRLMTGATREDVSPSAAGPSIVKANPPQPQQQTVAPPLPQRPIETLGVMATLATPQGPTRATTPVQFSSLTPTPTATAQARATTPVYFSTPTTNPVQFPNTNLVNFPSAEPPTQMTSDTASSQQNTDDKDGPKHVFSFSWLNNQK from the exons ATGAGCATCTCTCTGGGGTATTCACATTCCACAAAGCAagacagcaccatggacagcttgGAGAAACAGCTCATTTGCCCTATCTGTTTGGAGATGTTTACCAAACCGGTGGTCATTCTCCCTTGTCAACACAACCTTTGTCGAAAATGTGCCCAAGATATTTTCCAG GCCTCAAACCCTTATCTATCGACCAGAGGAACCACGGTATCTTCAGGGGGGCGTTTCCGCTGCCCGTCCTGCAGACATGAGGTGGTCCTGGACAGACATGGCGTCTATGGCCTGCAGAGGAACCTGCTTGTGGAGAATATAATTGACATGTACAAACAAGAACAGGAGTCATCAAG CAAGCCTGAGCCTGAGCCTGCCAAGTGTGACCAGCCCATGTGTGAGGAGCATGAGGGTGAGAAGATCAACATCTACTGTGTGACGTGTGGCGTGCCCACCTGCTCTCTCTGCAAGGTGTTTGGAGCCCACAAAGACTGTGATGTGGCCCCACTCAACACTGTATTCAATAAGCAAAAG ACTGAGTTGACTGACTGTATAGCCATGCTAGTGGGGAACAATGACAGGATTCAAGGCATCATGAGTCAACTGGATGAGACCTGTAAGACCGTTGAG GAGAATGGCAGGAGGCAGAAATCCAAAGTGTGTGAAAGTTTCGATCACCTTTACGCCATCCTGGAGGAGCGGAAAGGAGACATGGCCCTGAAGATCAACGCAGAGCAACAGGAGAAACTGGACTATATAAACGGCCTCATGAGGAAGTATAGAGAGCACCTGGAGAACATGGCAAAGATTGTGGAGACAGGCATACAGACAATGGAGGAGTCAGAAATGGCTACCTTCCTGCAG ACTGCAAAGCCTCTTCTACAAAA GCTCATTGCAGGCACTAAcatctcccatctggacaaaGTGGAGCGTGGCTATGACAACATGGATCACTACACAGCCAACTTTGAGCGGGAGAGGAGGGCATTGCTCACTATAGATTTTGTGAAAG ATGATGAAGACGATGAGGAATTTGAAGATGGAGAAGAGGAAGTAGAATTGAGGCTGATGACAGGGGCGACCCGTGAAGATGTCTCTCCCTCTGCTGCAGGGCCCTCTATTGTTAAGGCCAACCCTCCACAGCCCCAGCAGCAGACAGTAGCCCCACCCCTCCCTCAGAGACCTATTGAGACCCTAGGTGTCATGGCTACCCTGGCCACCCCACAGGGCCCCACCCGTGCTACAACCCCAGTACAATTCTCATCACTAACGCCAACTCCAACTGCCACCGCACAGGCCCGCGCTACAACCCCAGTCTACTTCTCAACCCCAACCACAAACCCTGTTCAGTTCCCAAACACAAACCTGGTTAACTTCCCATCAGCGGAGCCACCGACACAG ATGACTTCTGATACGGCATCAAGTCAGCAAAACACAGATGACAAAGATGGACCCAAACACGTCTTCTCCTTTTCTTGGCTGAACAACCAGAAGTAG